One window from the genome of Thalassospira xiamenensis M-5 = DSM 17429 encodes:
- a CDS encoding ABC transporter ATP-binding protein, which yields MSVPVLELENVSKIFSIKQGIFGKRKDLRAVDELTLKLQKGEVLGLVGESGCGKSTLARILLGLETPTQGRVLVDGEDITSHDRSYLARRIQPIFQDPYSSLNPRKTIGDIISLPLRVHKVGDPRDWDKQTADILDVVGLPKRVLRSYPSQLSGGQRQRVAIARALIMRPEIVICDEPTSALDVSVQSQILNLLSDLRNEFGLTYLFISHNLAVVEHLATRVAVMYLGRIVEEAEASSLFAGPDHPYTNALLESVLTPDPSLGVPDTQLGAVFPNPINPPSGCHFHPRCPRAIDICSTKAPVATLHQGKRVECHLVEGAVQ from the coding sequence ATGTCGGTTCCGGTTCTTGAACTTGAGAATGTCTCGAAGATTTTTTCGATCAAGCAGGGCATCTTTGGCAAACGCAAGGATCTACGCGCTGTCGATGAACTGACCCTGAAACTGCAAAAGGGAGAGGTCCTTGGCCTTGTCGGAGAATCCGGCTGTGGCAAAAGTACCCTTGCACGTATTTTGCTGGGACTGGAAACGCCGACACAGGGCCGGGTTCTGGTCGATGGCGAAGACATTACCAGCCATGACAGATCCTATCTGGCGCGCCGTATCCAGCCGATTTTCCAGGATCCCTATTCATCACTGAACCCGCGCAAGACGATTGGCGATATCATCTCTTTACCTTTGCGTGTGCACAAGGTCGGCGATCCGCGTGACTGGGACAAACAGACCGCCGATATTCTTGATGTTGTCGGGTTGCCCAAACGGGTTTTGCGCAGTTATCCCAGCCAGCTTTCGGGCGGGCAACGTCAGCGTGTCGCCATTGCGCGCGCCCTGATCATGCGCCCGGAAATCGTGATCTGCGATGAACCGACATCGGCGCTTGATGTGTCGGTACAGTCGCAAATCCTTAATCTGTTGTCGGATTTGCGCAATGAATTCGGGCTGACCTATCTGTTCATCAGTCACAATCTTGCGGTGGTCGAACATCTCGCAACAAGGGTGGCGGTCATGTATCTGGGGCGCATTGTCGAAGAAGCAGAAGCATCTTCGCTGTTTGCCGGTCCGGATCATCCTTATACCAATGCGTTGCTGGAATCCGTTCTGACGCCGGACCCGTCCCTTGGTGTTCCCGATACACAATTGGGTGCCGTATTCCCCAACCCGATCAACCCGCCCAGTGGATGTCATTTCCATCCGCGCTGCCCGCGCGCGATTGATATCTGTTCGACCAAGGCACCGGTGGCGACCCTGCATCAGGGCAAGCGGGTTGAATGTCATCTGGTCGAAGGGGCGGTTCAATGA
- a CDS encoding ABC transporter permease, translating into MLVYTLKRLGLALLVTLAVSMLSFALLYLSGDPAAAIAGETANAEDIEAVRVYYGFDRPWVVQYGEWMFNAIRGDFGESYYFKLPVSQLVAERLSVTMLLGVCGISFALLTAVPLGVAAAVRPNSLIDRIALFLSVMGQAMPSFWFGLVLIVLFSIKLRILPPSGSDSWQNFVMPTIVLGYYAMPAIMRLTRAGMLDVLGADYVRTARAKGAGEFRVMFKHALRNAIIPVVSLAAVQMGFMLGGSIVVESIFALHGAGYLAWESIGRNDLPTVQALILVFSMFYIVFTFLSDLLNAWLDPRMRVG; encoded by the coding sequence GTGTTGGTATATACGTTAAAAAGGCTTGGATTGGCCTTGCTGGTGACGCTTGCCGTCTCCATGCTTAGCTTCGCGCTTCTCTATCTTTCGGGGGATCCTGCGGCGGCTATTGCGGGTGAAACGGCAAATGCCGAGGATATCGAGGCTGTAAGGGTTTATTACGGTTTTGATCGACCATGGGTCGTTCAGTATGGCGAATGGATGTTCAACGCGATCAGGGGCGATTTCGGCGAAAGTTACTATTTCAAACTGCCGGTGTCGCAATTGGTTGCCGAGCGTCTGTCCGTCACGATGTTGCTTGGCGTATGCGGAATCTCGTTTGCGCTTTTGACGGCGGTGCCGTTGGGCGTTGCCGCCGCCGTTCGCCCCAACAGTCTTATTGACCGGATTGCGCTATTCCTTTCGGTCATGGGGCAGGCCATGCCCAGTTTCTGGTTTGGCCTGGTCCTGATTGTCCTGTTCAGTATCAAGCTGCGCATCCTGCCGCCTTCCGGTTCGGACAGTTGGCAAAACTTTGTGATGCCGACCATCGTGCTGGGTTATTACGCGATGCCTGCCATCATGCGCCTGACCCGTGCCGGAATGCTTGATGTGCTGGGGGCGGATTATGTCCGCACCGCACGCGCCAAGGGTGCCGGTGAATTCCGGGTCATGTTCAAGCATGCCCTTCGCAACGCCATCATCCCGGTTGTCAGTCTGGCCGCCGTTCAGATGGGCTTCATGCTAGGCGGGTCGATTGTCGTTGAATCGATCTTTGCCCTGCATGGGGCGGGCTATCTGGCGTGGGAATCCATTGGTCGCAACGATCTGCCAACCGTTCAGGCCCTGATTCTGGTGTTTTCGATGTTTTATATCGTCTTCACCTTCCTGTCGGATTTGTTGAATGCGTGGCTTGATCCGCGCATGAGGGTGGGCTGA
- a CDS encoding ABC transporter ATP-binding protein, with protein sequence MENILSVRGLTVDIPLAAGTLHAVRGIDFDVKRAETLCVVGESGSGKSLTSLAIMGLLPKQAKRSAQVLDFEGVDLQTASNRDMRKLRGNRISMIFQEPMTSLNPAYTIGDQLMEALLLHRKVPKTVARDRAIELLEKVGITAAANRMKQYPHQLSGGLRQRVMIAMALMGEPDLIIADEPTTALDVTIQAQILRLLKDLQRELNMAMILITHDLGVVARVADKVAIMYAGEMVEAGSATEVFTAPKHPYTRGLLNCIPVPGKTAVGEHLGSIPGIVPSLIGDVVGCAFRSRCDEATAQCASDIPARISPAGHLYRCVHDYDMNQPKSGEA encoded by the coding sequence ATGGAAAACATTCTTTCTGTTCGCGGCCTGACGGTTGATATCCCGCTGGCGGCCGGAACGCTGCATGCCGTGCGCGGCATTGATTTCGATGTGAAGCGTGCTGAAACCCTGTGTGTGGTGGGTGAATCAGGTAGTGGCAAGTCCCTGACATCGCTTGCGATCATGGGGCTTCTGCCCAAGCAGGCGAAACGTTCGGCGCAGGTTCTGGATTTTGAAGGTGTCGATCTGCAAACCGCATCCAATCGGGATATGCGCAAACTGCGCGGCAACCGGATTTCGATGATCTTTCAGGAACCGATGACATCGCTTAATCCGGCATACACGATTGGCGATCAACTGATGGAAGCCCTTTTGCTTCATCGCAAGGTCCCCAAGACGGTAGCGCGTGACCGTGCCATCGAACTTCTGGAAAAGGTCGGGATCACGGCGGCGGCCAACCGTATGAAACAATATCCCCACCAGCTTTCAGGCGGTCTGCGCCAACGCGTTATGATTGCCATGGCCCTGATGGGCGAACCTGACCTGATCATTGCGGATGAACCGACAACCGCGCTTGATGTCACCATTCAGGCGCAGATATTGCGCCTGCTTAAGGATCTTCAGCGTGAATTGAACATGGCGATGATCCTGATTACCCACGATCTGGGCGTGGTGGCCCGCGTCGCGGACAAGGTCGCCATCATGTATGCCGGTGAAATGGTCGAAGCCGGTAGTGCAACCGAAGTCTTTACCGCGCCAAAGCACCCTTATACACGCGGGTTGCTTAATTGCATTCCGGTGCCGGGCAAAACCGCGGTTGGCGAACATCTGGGCTCGATCCCCGGTATTGTGCCGTCTCTTATCGGTGATGTGGTTGGCTGTGCTTTCCGAAGCCGCTGTGACGAGGCAACCGCGCAATGTGCGTCCGATATACCGGCCCGGATTTCACCCGCCGGGCATCTTTATCGCTGTGTTCACGATTATGACATGAACCAGCCAAAATCGGGGGAAGCATAA
- a CDS encoding ABC transporter substrate-binding protein codes for MFLGKMTCAGIGMIAAFGLSTSIASAQQSVEVLHWWTAGGEAKALQVLKKDLEDQGVSWNDMPVAGGGGEQAMTVLRARVTSGNAPTAVQMLGFDIKDWAGEGVLGNLDDLAAKEGWEEVVPDALKEFSKYDGHWIAAPVNVHSTNWVWANKAIFDELGLKQPTNWDELIAVLDKIKDAGYTAVAHGGQAWQDATIFDAVVMATGGPEFYQSSMIDTDPDALGSDTMKTVFDRMAQLRTYVDDNFSGRDWNLATAMVINKEAGVQFMGDWAKGEFLNAGKVPDTDFMCFRFPGTQDAVTFNSDQFVMFQVGEERQDAQMKLASAVMSPGFQSAFNVVKGSVPARTDVPNDDFDACGKKGMAELAAANEKGTLFGSMAHGHSVPAGVKNAMYDVITAHFNGEYDSATAVEELVNAVESAQ; via the coding sequence ATGTTTCTTGGCAAAATGACATGTGCCGGGATCGGTATGATCGCGGCATTCGGGCTTTCAACCAGCATCGCATCGGCACAGCAAAGTGTGGAAGTCCTGCATTGGTGGACGGCGGGCGGCGAGGCGAAGGCGCTTCAGGTTCTTAAAAAGGATCTCGAAGATCAGGGTGTTTCATGGAACGACATGCCGGTTGCTGGTGGTGGTGGCGAACAGGCCATGACCGTGCTGCGCGCACGCGTTACATCGGGCAATGCACCGACCGCGGTTCAGATGCTTGGTTTTGATATCAAGGATTGGGCGGGCGAGGGTGTTCTGGGCAATCTTGACGACCTTGCCGCAAAGGAAGGCTGGGAAGAAGTTGTTCCCGATGCCTTAAAAGAGTTTTCGAAATATGACGGTCACTGGATCGCGGCCCCGGTCAACGTCCATTCAACCAACTGGGTCTGGGCCAACAAGGCGATCTTTGATGAGCTTGGCCTGAAGCAGCCGACCAACTGGGACGAATTGATTGCGGTGCTCGATAAAATCAAGGATGCCGGTTACACAGCGGTCGCCCATGGCGGGCAGGCATGGCAGGACGCGACGATCTTTGATGCGGTCGTCATGGCAACCGGCGGGCCGGAATTCTATCAATCCTCGATGATCGATACCGATCCGGACGCGCTGGGGTCGGACACGATGAAAACCGTGTTTGATCGCATGGCGCAACTGCGCACCTATGTTGATGACAATTTCTCGGGTCGGGACTGGAACCTTGCGACCGCGATGGTGATCAACAAGGAAGCCGGGGTGCAGTTCATGGGCGACTGGGCCAAGGGCGAGTTTCTGAATGCCGGCAAGGTGCCCGACACTGATTTCATGTGCTTCCGTTTCCCCGGAACACAGGATGCAGTGACGTTCAACTCCGACCAGTTCGTGATGTTCCAGGTTGGCGAAGAGCGTCAGGACGCGCAGATGAAACTGGCATCAGCCGTGATGTCGCCAGGCTTCCAGTCGGCATTTAACGTGGTCAAGGGATCGGTCCCGGCGCGCACCGATGTGCCCAATGATGATTTTGATGCCTGTGGCAAAAAAGGCATGGCCGAACTTGCTGCTGCCAATGAAAAGGGCACGCTGTTTGGTTCGATGGCGCATGGCCATTCGGTCCCGGCCGGGGTCAAAAATGCCATGTATGACGTGATTACCGCGCATTTTAACGGCGAATATGACAGTGCAACCGCTGTCGAGGAACTCGTCAACGCGGTTGAATCCGCTCAATAA
- a CDS encoding ABC transporter substrate-binding protein: MKQILKGAGIFALVMAAAGTAAANKADDTLNVAFSKELENVDSYFNSAREGVILQRSIWDGLVYRDPYTGEYQGNLATDWKWVDDKTLEFNLRQGVTFHNGEPFDADDVVATVNWVADEKNGVKTQRNVNWMESAEKIDQFKVRIHLKAPFPAAIEYLAGPVSIYPNEYYAEAGPTGMGLNPVGTGPYKVVSVEPGKHFVLEKYENYHKDSPKGQANIGRLDIRTIPDFNTQAAELFSGGLDWIWQVPPDQAESLGAMGEFTVANESTMRIGYLQFDAAGRSGESNPFTNKLVRQAISHAIDREAIVASMLKGKSRVVNSACFPSQFGCAQDVAVYDYDPEKAKQLLAEAGYPDGLEIDFYAYRDREYAEAMLGYLEAVGIKSNFKLLQYSALRELSMKGEVPMSFQTWGSYSINDASAIVSQYFKLGSLDSAQDEQVKEWLDVADSSVDSEERKEYYAKALKRIAEEAYWLPLFSYNSNYVFTKDLEYAPTTDAIPRFFQMNWK, from the coding sequence ATGAAACAGATCCTTAAGGGGGCTGGAATCTTTGCCCTCGTCATGGCCGCTGCTGGAACAGCCGCTGCCAACAAAGCAGACGATACCCTCAATGTCGCATTCTCCAAAGAGCTTGAAAATGTCGACAGTTATTTCAACTCGGCGCGTGAAGGCGTTATTCTGCAACGCTCCATCTGGGATGGGCTGGTGTATCGCGATCCTTATACCGGCGAGTATCAGGGAAATCTGGCGACGGACTGGAAATGGGTTGATGACAAAACCCTTGAATTCAATCTTCGCCAGGGTGTGACGTTCCACAATGGCGAGCCTTTCGACGCCGACGATGTGGTTGCGACCGTAAACTGGGTTGCGGATGAAAAGAACGGGGTGAAAACCCAGCGCAACGTCAACTGGATGGAAAGTGCCGAGAAGATTGACCAGTTCAAGGTCCGCATTCATCTGAAAGCACCATTCCCCGCAGCAATCGAATATCTTGCCGGACCTGTATCGATTTATCCCAACGAATATTACGCCGAAGCTGGTCCGACCGGCATGGGACTTAATCCGGTAGGGACCGGTCCTTACAAGGTTGTGTCGGTCGAGCCGGGCAAGCATTTCGTGCTGGAGAAGTACGAAAATTATCACAAGGACAGCCCGAAGGGGCAGGCCAATATCGGTCGTCTGGATATCCGTACCATTCCCGATTTCAACACGCAGGCTGCCGAACTGTTCAGTGGCGGTCTGGACTGGATCTGGCAGGTGCCGCCAGATCAGGCCGAAAGCCTTGGCGCGATGGGTGAATTCACGGTTGCCAACGAAAGCACCATGCGCATCGGTTATCTGCAATTTGATGCCGCCGGTCGCAGCGGTGAAAGCAACCCGTTCACCAACAAGCTTGTGCGTCAGGCAATTTCGCATGCCATTGACCGCGAAGCCATCGTTGCATCGATGCTCAAAGGTAAATCCCGTGTGGTCAATTCGGCCTGCTTCCCGTCGCAGTTCGGCTGTGCACAGGACGTCGCTGTCTATGACTATGATCCTGAAAAAGCCAAGCAGCTTCTTGCCGAAGCCGGTTATCCGGACGGGTTGGAAATTGACTTCTATGCCTATCGCGATCGCGAATATGCCGAAGCGATGCTGGGCTATCTCGAAGCGGTCGGTATCAAAAGCAATTTCAAGCTTTTGCAATACTCCGCCCTGCGTGAACTGAGCATGAAGGGCGAAGTACCGATGTCGTTCCAGACATGGGGATCCTATTCGATCAATGATGCGTCGGCGATCGTCAGCCAGTATTTCAAGCTTGGCAGTCTTGACAGTGCGCAAGACGAGCAGGTCAAGGAATGGCTGGATGTTGCCGACAGTTCCGTGGATTCCGAGGAGCGCAAGGAATACTACGCCAAAGCCCTGAAGCGTATTGCGGAAGAAGCCTATTGGTTGCCGTTGTTCTCCTATAACTCGAACTACGTGTTCACCAAGGATCTGGAATATGCACCGACCACGGATGCAATTCCGCGCTTCTTCCAGATGAACTGGAAATAA
- a CDS encoding ABC transporter permease, with product MTNTTETINTVAPKVEAEVLSGPTPRQVLLTKVLGHKGLMFGAIVLLTIFLMALFAPLLAPYDPYHQDLMHRMIPPVWDAKGSWENILGTDHLGRDYLSRLLYGARISLAIGAIAALISGIIGTSMGVAAGYFGGRVDACVTFLINVRLAMPVVLVALAVVALFGGSLQVVITVLGLLLWDRFAVVMRSATLQLRSMEYVTAAKAIGCSTKRILFSEIMPNIANSLIVIVTLEMAHAILLEAALSFLGLGVQPPTPSWGLMVSEGKQMLLFQPWMIAIPGVALFILVLAINLLGDGLRDVSAPENRN from the coding sequence ATGACCAACACGACCGAAACCATCAACACAGTGGCACCCAAGGTTGAAGCTGAAGTCCTGAGCGGCCCGACGCCGCGACAGGTTCTGCTGACCAAAGTCCTTGGTCACAAGGGGCTGATGTTTGGTGCCATCGTGCTTCTGACCATCTTCCTGATGGCGCTTTTCGCACCTCTCCTGGCACCTTATGATCCCTATCATCAGGATTTGATGCATCGAATGATCCCGCCCGTCTGGGATGCCAAAGGCAGCTGGGAGAATATCCTTGGTACCGATCATCTCGGGCGGGATTATCTTTCACGGTTGCTTTATGGCGCACGCATTTCATTGGCCATCGGGGCGATTGCGGCCCTGATTTCCGGCATTATCGGCACCAGTATGGGCGTTGCCGCCGGTTATTTCGGCGGCCGTGTCGATGCCTGTGTCACCTTTTTGATCAATGTGCGTCTTGCGATGCCCGTGGTTCTGGTGGCGTTGGCGGTGGTCGCACTGTTTGGCGGATCACTTCAGGTGGTGATTACGGTTCTTGGCCTTTTGCTTTGGGATCGGTTCGCGGTCGTGATGCGATCTGCCACCCTGCAATTGCGATCCATGGAATATGTCACGGCGGCCAAGGCCATCGGCTGTTCGACCAAGCGCATCCTGTTTAGCGAAATCATGCCGAACATCGCCAACAGTCTGATCGTGATTGTGACGCTTGAAATGGCGCATGCCATCCTGCTTGAAGCTGCCCTGTCGTTCCTGGGCCTCGGGGTGCAACCGCCGACCCCGTCCTGGGGCTTGATGGTGTCGGAAGGCAAACAGATGCTTCTGTTCCAGCCGTGGATGATTGCCATCCCGGGTGTCGCGCTGTTCATCCTTGTTCTGGCGATCAATTTGCTGGGTGACGGTCTTCGTGACGTTTCCGCACCTGAAAACCGCAACTAG
- a CDS encoding IclR family transcriptional regulator, whose product MANAKARQQDTLFVTSLEKGMRILEAFSEDKTELGLADLVKVTGLEKSAAQRYANTLYELGYLEKNPETRRFRPSVKYLEMAYSYLWADYLAQLSMPRLIDLSRQTSQTINMAEPIGTDIIYVVRMPNHRTNFGASAIGRRVPALVASSGRIILSRQSDQAIRDAVNNWPIRQYTPRTTMDRDAILDNILMAREKGYCTTQGQVLPDEVNVAAPICSIDGIPVGAIHCSLPSIRWTIERAEAEIAPLVVEAAQSIVPSR is encoded by the coding sequence ATGGCGAATGCCAAAGCCCGGCAGCAGGACACCCTTTTTGTCACATCCCTTGAAAAGGGCATGCGGATACTCGAAGCTTTTTCAGAAGACAAAACCGAACTTGGCCTGGCCGATCTTGTAAAGGTTACCGGCCTTGAGAAGAGTGCGGCACAACGATATGCCAACACGCTTTACGAGCTTGGCTATCTGGAAAAGAATCCGGAGACTCGCCGGTTTCGGCCATCCGTCAAATATCTGGAAATGGCGTACAGTTATCTGTGGGCTGATTATCTGGCGCAGCTGTCAATGCCCCGCCTGATCGACCTGAGCCGCCAGACATCCCAAACCATCAACATGGCAGAGCCAATCGGAACCGACATTATTTATGTCGTGCGCATGCCCAACCACCGCACCAATTTCGGGGCTTCTGCGATTGGCCGACGGGTGCCGGCACTGGTAGCCTCGTCCGGGCGCATTATCCTGAGCCGCCAATCAGATCAGGCCATTCGTGACGCAGTGAATAATTGGCCAATCCGGCAATACACCCCCCGGACAACGATGGATCGCGATGCCATACTCGACAATATCCTGATGGCACGCGAAAAGGGGTATTGCACGACACAGGGGCAGGTTTTACCCGATGAAGTCAACGTTGCCGCCCCGATCTGCAGCATCGACGGAATACCGGTTGGTGCCATCCACTGTTCTTTGCCGTCGATCCGATGGACAATCGAACGCGCGGAAGCAGAAATTGCCCCGCTTGTTGTTGAAGCTGCCCAATCGATCGTGCCATCCAGATAA
- a CDS encoding gamma-glutamyltransferase family protein, which produces MIRDNFSNMQSVRKNVVTVENGGVVAAQHKLGAQVGADILATGGDAIDAAIATSFAMGVVEPWMSGPAGGGAMMIYRADEDRTYSITFGMRSPAGLDVADYPLSGEGVAGDLFPWARVVGDRNQIGATAIAVPGTVAGMELAFDRFGTMPWRDLVSPAAKLASGGLSVDWYAALIIASSTRELAKNPTAAETFLEDEQWPTIAGWTALSDKRINLDQMAATLQRIADKGAREFYEGDLAAEIVADIRAAGGCLSLDDMKSYQAVLSDPLTASYRGGTVYTPPAMTAGENLAECLEILSHQNFEGTSPGADAYGAYVDALKTTYKRRLRDMGDVDDSRAPACTTHFSVTDRHGNMVAVTQTLLSIFGSKVVLPGSGLLMNNGILWFDPEPGRPNSLAPDKRCLMNVCPAIGQQKDRRFAIGASGGRKILPAILQLTSCLLDFDMTLEDAFHQARVDFSGGDTVIIDQSLSPDIIAALGEGHRCVTTRRTAFPYAFACPAGVLRQGNINQGMTEIMSPWGDAVAENRDGS; this is translated from the coding sequence ATGATCCGCGACAATTTTTCCAACATGCAGTCGGTCCGTAAAAACGTCGTCACCGTCGAAAATGGTGGGGTGGTCGCAGCCCAGCATAAGCTAGGCGCCCAGGTCGGGGCTGACATTCTTGCCACCGGTGGCGATGCCATTGATGCCGCGATTGCCACATCCTTTGCCATGGGGGTGGTCGAACCCTGGATGAGTGGCCCGGCCGGTGGCGGTGCGATGATGATCTATCGTGCCGATGAAGACCGGACCTATAGCATTACCTTCGGGATGCGGTCCCCCGCCGGGCTTGATGTTGCGGATTATCCGTTATCGGGCGAAGGCGTTGCGGGTGACCTGTTCCCGTGGGCGCGGGTCGTCGGGGATCGTAACCAGATTGGCGCAACCGCGATTGCGGTACCCGGCACGGTTGCCGGTATGGAGCTTGCCTTTGACCGGTTTGGCACGATGCCATGGCGTGATCTTGTTTCGCCGGCGGCAAAGCTTGCGTCGGGTGGGCTATCGGTTGATTGGTATGCCGCCCTTATCATCGCGTCTAGTACCCGCGAACTTGCCAAAAACCCGACCGCAGCGGAAACCTTTCTGGAAGACGAACAGTGGCCGACTATTGCCGGATGGACGGCCCTTTCGGACAAGCGGATCAATCTTGACCAGATGGCGGCCACCCTGCAACGCATCGCCGATAAAGGCGCGCGTGAATTTTACGAAGGCGATCTTGCGGCGGAAATCGTTGCCGATATCAGGGCTGCCGGGGGATGTTTGTCGCTTGATGACATGAAGTCCTATCAGGCTGTTTTGTCTGATCCGCTGACAGCATCCTATCGCGGGGGGACGGTCTATACACCGCCTGCGATGACGGCGGGTGAAAACCTTGCGGAATGTCTGGAAATCCTGTCGCATCAGAATTTTGAGGGGACGTCACCGGGGGCGGATGCCTATGGGGCGTATGTCGATGCGCTTAAGACGACCTATAAACGCCGGTTGCGCGATATGGGGGACGTTGATGACAGTCGCGCCCCCGCCTGCACCACGCATTTCAGTGTGACGGATCGACATGGCAACATGGTCGCGGTGACCCAGACATTGCTGTCCATTTTCGGATCCAAGGTCGTGCTGCCCGGAAGCGGGCTTTTGATGAATAACGGGATCCTGTGGTTCGATCCCGAACCGGGACGGCCAAACTCGTTAGCACCCGACAAACGATGCCTGATGAATGTCTGCCCGGCAATCGGGCAGCAAAAGGACCGGCGGTTTGCCATCGGGGCATCGGGCGGGCGCAAGATTTTGCCAGCCATCCTGCAACTGACATCCTGCCTGCTGGATTTCGATATGACCCTCGAAGACGCCTTCCATCAGGCGCGGGTTGATTTTAGCGGCGGCGATACGGTGATCATCGATCAAAGTCTTTCGCCCGATATCATTGCGGCTCTGGGGGAAGGGCATCGTTGCGTGACCACGCGCCGGACCGCTTTCCCCTATGCCTTTGCCTGCCCGGCGGGGGTTCTTCGGCAGGGAAACATCAATCAGGGCATGACCGAAATCATGTCGCCCTGGGGCGATGCGGTGGCGGAAAACCGGGATGGTTCGTGA
- a CDS encoding M20 family metallopeptidase — protein sequence MSTRADAIENVTRYFEDGQFIEELRRMVEQKTESQKPDNLEALYGYLTDVIVPMVRDMGFETRIIDNPKPGFGPFLFAERHEGDDLQTVLTYGHGDVILAQEGEWREGLEPFKLVIEGDRVYGRGTADNKVQHCINLAALRSVIQTRGALGFNCKVIIEMGEEAGSPGLAELFTNYRDLFAADVLIASDGPRLSAERPTMFMGSRGAINFALSLKYREGGHHSGNWGGLLKDPMVVLSHAIASIVDRRGQIQVPEWRPDSLNDEVREALKDCAITQPETGPTINPDWGEESLSLAEKVYGWNSFAVLAAKAGNPEKPVNAIAPEAIAHCQLRYVVGTDADDILPALRRHLDKHGFTDVEIIPSAKGFFRATRLDPSHPWVTRVRDSIIKTTGTKPAILPNLGGSLPNDTFAYILDLPTVWVPHSYASCSQHAPNEHILQSLSRQALQMMAGVFWDIGDAA from the coding sequence ATGTCAACGCGTGCTGATGCTATCGAAAATGTAACCCGGTATTTTGAAGATGGGCAGTTTATCGAAGAACTGCGTCGAATGGTCGAACAGAAAACCGAAAGCCAGAAGCCCGATAATCTCGAAGCGCTTTATGGCTATCTTACCGATGTGATTGTTCCGATGGTGCGCGATATGGGGTTTGAAACCCGCATCATCGATAATCCCAAGCCCGGTTTCGGACCGTTCCTGTTTGCCGAACGACACGAAGGCGATGACCTGCAGACCGTCCTGACATACGGGCATGGCGATGTGATCCTCGCACAGGAAGGCGAATGGCGCGAAGGCCTTGAACCTTTCAAGCTGGTGATCGAAGGTGATCGGGTTTACGGGCGTGGCACGGCGGATAACAAAGTGCAGCATTGCATCAATCTGGCGGCCCTGCGGTCGGTCATTCAGACACGTGGTGCATTGGGTTTTAACTGCAAGGTCATAATCGAGATGGGCGAAGAGGCGGGGTCGCCCGGCCTTGCCGAACTGTTTACCAATTATCGCGATCTGTTTGCCGCCGATGTCCTGATTGCATCGGACGGTCCGCGCCTGAGTGCCGAGCGACCGACCATGTTCATGGGGTCACGCGGGGCGATCAATTTTGCGCTGTCGCTTAAATATCGCGAAGGCGGCCACCATTCCGGGAACTGGGGCGGTTTGCTGAAAGACCCGATGGTTGTCCTTTCGCATGCGATTGCATCCATCGTTGATCGTCGCGGACAGATTCAGGTACCGGAATGGCGTCCTGACAGCCTGAATGACGAAGTCCGGGAAGCCCTTAAGGATTGCGCAATCACCCAACCCGAAACCGGGCCGACAATCAACCCTGACTGGGGCGAGGAAAGCCTGTCACTGGCGGAAAAGGTTTATGGCTGGAACAGCTTTGCGGTACTTGCGGCAAAGGCCGGAAACCCTGAAAAACCGGTCAACGCCATCGCGCCTGAAGCTATTGCGCATTGCCAGTTGCGTTATGTGGTCGGCACGGATGCGGATGACATTCTGCCGGCTTTGCGCCGCCACCTTGATAAACATGGCTTTACGGACGTTGAAATCATTCCCTCGGCCAAGGGGTTCTTCCGGGCAACCCGGCTTGACCCGTCCCATCCGTGGGTCACGCGTGTACGCGATTCAATCATCAAGACCACCGGAACCAAACCGGCAATCCTGCCCAATCTTGGCGGGTCGCTGCCCAATGATACATTTGCCTATATCCTTGATCTGCCAACCGTCTGGGTGCCGCATTCCTATGCGTCATGCTCTCAGCATGCGCCCAACGAACACATCCTGCAAAGCCTCAGCCGACAGGCCCTGCAAATGATGGCCGGTGTGTTCTGGGATATCGGCGACGCCGCCTGA